The following proteins are co-located in the Anaerolineae bacterium genome:
- a CDS encoding carboxypeptidase regulatory-like domain-containing protein — protein sequence MKLNFLRWLWLPVLLLVALLLQWSTHSHQASSATPEHPPLLAFYYGWYDAQTWTSGLTPDMPLEPYRSSDPAVIARHVRQAQEAGVNGLVMSWYGPQVAQNQTEPNFRLLLAEAQLCGFRAAVDFETLSPFFATRADVVAALKYLLDTHAQHPAYFRFNNKPVIFFWKQERFTVAEWESIRAEVDPNHTTLWIADGTDLGYQAYFDGHHLYNISWAEDIAETLMHWRDLVRWYDWFFKVDRYWVATTMPGFDERHLGREDKNFRERGTGQFYIESWQAAMATEPDMLIITSFNEWPENSQIEPSVTYGNYYLDLTRALRYGQALPPTPVLPTPTPTLTPTPTPTPGHGSLIGIITDAQTGARLAGVQVSVDNQTTQTDQAGYYRFDRVTDGLQVVIARFPGYLTTEKPRIVLDDQLVWNSIAMLPGIDPTATRTPTITPTPTSTPTPTSENTSTPTPTPLPPTPLPGPNTGSLTGLITDAQTGQQLGGVVVSAAGQMVLSNGGGIYRLDGLSPGQQMVSAQHPQYHPTARAGLVVADMVRWNSFSMLPLPTPTPLNTPTPTLTPTPTETATPTPTDTGTPTPTFTPTATNTPSATATPTTTSIPAPGTLTGLITNARTGQPLIGVDVTVAGQTGQTDGSGIYLFEGLPAGEVAITINHPGFYPVVQLAYVVSQQLRWHSIALTPLDTPTTTPTATFPPRPTATTTAIPPATNLPTPAPQTGNIIGLITNAQTGDRLAGVAITIAGQVARTNSSGVYLLNDLPVGTQSVSVEHPSFKPISKSVYVGPNQTRWNSLTLIPLNTPTATSTATATPSPTSTPTPTQTQTPAPQTGKLIGLITNAHSGKPVAGVVVSTGGQTVQTDSRGIYLFDHLPVGEHIVLAEHPNFHPASKSAFVTANQTRWSSIALTPLNPPTPSSAPTGKIEPCEPIPGENYGTLAIVGSPTDRPAAEHADLNLALRSYAVTTARLRLIDLDGSADSQAPQLAGLFADKRAGVFNQTYQVNHWDWHANARGNPITDYEVTLAGLNATPAETIHLPPSGYNIGQGYAALVLYADSERLTLKYTGEDNVVSGYTLHLEGLCVDPNLLTLYEQMNAAGRLHLPALRAGQALGRARGPEIGVAIRDAGRFMDPRSRKDWWQ from the coding sequence ATGAAGTTAAACTTTCTACGCTGGCTATGGCTGCCGGTGCTGCTGCTGGTTGCCTTACTCCTTCAATGGTCAACCCACTCGCATCAAGCTTCATCGGCCACCCCGGAACACCCCCCCCTGCTGGCTTTTTACTATGGCTGGTACGATGCGCAAACATGGACGTCGGGCTTAACGCCTGATATGCCCCTGGAGCCGTACCGCAGCAGCGATCCCGCCGTCATCGCCCGCCACGTTCGCCAGGCGCAAGAGGCCGGAGTCAACGGCCTGGTGATGTCGTGGTACGGCCCGCAAGTGGCTCAGAATCAAACGGAACCCAATTTTCGCCTGCTGCTGGCCGAAGCTCAATTGTGCGGCTTTAGGGCCGCCGTTGATTTTGAAACGCTCAGCCCTTTTTTTGCCACCCGGGCCGATGTGGTGGCCGCGCTCAAGTACCTGCTTGATACCCACGCCCAACACCCCGCCTATTTTCGTTTCAACAACAAACCCGTTATTTTTTTCTGGAAACAGGAACGCTTTACCGTTGCCGAGTGGGAAAGCATCCGCGCCGAGGTTGACCCCAACCACACCACCCTCTGGATTGCCGATGGCACCGATCTGGGCTATCAGGCTTACTTTGACGGGCATCACCTTTACAATATCTCCTGGGCCGAAGATATCGCCGAAACCCTGATGCACTGGCGCGACCTGGTGCGCTGGTATGATTGGTTTTTTAAGGTTGATCGCTACTGGGTGGCGACCACCATGCCCGGCTTTGACGAAAGACACTTGGGCCGTGAAGACAAAAACTTCCGCGAGCGAGGCACCGGCCAGTTTTACATTGAATCGTGGCAGGCAGCCATGGCCACTGAACCCGATATGCTGATTATCACCAGTTTTAACGAGTGGCCGGAAAACAGCCAGATTGAACCCAGCGTCACCTACGGCAACTACTATCTTGATTTAACCCGCGCCCTGCGTTACGGTCAGGCTCTCCCCCCTACGCCCGTTTTGCCCACGCCCACGCCCACCCTCACCCCCACTCCCACCCCCACGCCCGGCCACGGTTCCCTCATCGGTATTATCACCGACGCCCAAACCGGCGCCCGGTTGGCCGGTGTCCAGGTTTCGGTAGACAACCAGACCACCCAGACAGATCAGGCCGGCTATTATCGTTTTGACCGCGTCACCGACGGTCTGCAAGTAGTGATCGCCCGTTTCCCCGGCTATTTGACCACCGAAAAACCGCGGATTGTGCTTGACGACCAGTTGGTATGGAACAGCATTGCCATGCTGCCGGGGATTGACCCCACGGCCACTCGCACGCCGACCATCACGCCCACGCCAACCTCCACCCCCACCCCTACATCAGAAAACACATCTACCCCTACCCCCACCCCTTTACCCCCAACCCCGCTGCCCGGCCCCAACACCGGCTCTCTCACCGGCCTCATCACCGATGCTCAAACCGGCCAACAGCTCGGCGGCGTGGTTGTTTCCGCCGCAGGGCAAATGGTGCTGAGTAATGGGGGCGGCATCTATCGTTTGGATGGCCTGTCCCCCGGCCAGCAGATGGTCTCGGCTCAACACCCGCAATACCACCCTACCGCCAGGGCCGGCCTGGTTGTTGCCGATATGGTCCGCTGGAATAGTTTTAGCATGCTGCCGCTTCCTACCCCCACTCCGCTCAACACGCCCACACCCACCCTCACCCCCACGCCCACCGAAACAGCCACCCCTACGCCCACCGATACCGGCACCCCTACGCCCACCTTCACCCCCACCGCCACCAATACCCCCTCGGCCACCGCCACGCCAACGACCACTTCTATCCCGGCCCCGGGTACGCTGACCGGCCTCATTACCAATGCCAGAACCGGGCAACCTCTCATCGGCGTTGATGTTACGGTAGCCGGGCAAACAGGTCAAACGGATGGTAGCGGCATTTATCTATTTGAAGGGCTGCCCGCCGGAGAAGTGGCGATAACCATCAATCATCCCGGCTTTTACCCCGTGGTCCAATTGGCGTACGTGGTTTCTCAACAATTGCGCTGGCACAGCATTGCCCTCACTCCGCTTGATACTCCCACAACTACACCAACGGCTACCTTCCCCCCTCGCCCCACGGCTACCACTACCGCCATTCCCCCGGCCACAAACTTGCCCACACCTGCGCCGCAAACCGGCAACATCATTGGCCTCATCACCAACGCCCAAACCGGGGACCGGCTGGCCGGGGTGGCCATCACCATAGCCGGACAGGTGGCCCGCACCAATAGCAGCGGCGTTTATCTACTCAATGACTTGCCTGTGGGAACACAGAGTGTTTCGGTGGAGCATCCCAGTTTTAAGCCAATCAGCAAATCTGTTTATGTTGGCCCCAACCAAACTCGTTGGAACAGTCTGACCCTCATCCCGCTTAATACCCCCACCGCCACCTCAACCGCTACCGCCACCCCGTCACCCACCTCTACCCCTACCCCCACTCAAACCCAGACCCCTGCTCCCCAAACCGGCAAGCTCATTGGCTTGATTACCAATGCCCACTCCGGCAAACCCGTGGCCGGGGTAGTGGTCTCCACCGGCGGGCAGACGGTTCAAACCGACAGCAGGGGCATTTATCTGTTTGACCATTTGCCGGTTGGAGAGCACATCGTTTTGGCGGAGCATCCCAACTTTCACCCTGCTTCAAAATCCGCTTTTGTCACCGCCAATCAAACGCGCTGGAGCAGTATCGCCCTAACGCCTCTTAACCCGCCTACCCCCTCTTCTGCCCCAACCGGAAAAATTGAGCCGTGCGAACCCATTCCAGGGGAAAATTACGGCACGCTGGCCATTGTTGGTTCGCCCACCGACCGTCCCGCCGCCGAACACGCCGACCTGAATTTGGCCCTGCGCAGCTACGCAGTCACCACTGCCCGTCTGCGTTTGATTGACCTGGATGGGAGCGCCGATTCGCAAGCCCCCCAATTGGCCGGCCTCTTCGCCGATAAACGCGCCGGGGTTTTCAACCAAACCTATCAGGTAAACCACTGGGATTGGCACGCCAATGCCAGAGGCAACCCCATTACCGATTATGAAGTGACGCTGGCCGGATTGAACGCGACCCCGGCTGAGACAATTCACCTCCCCCCCTCCGGCTACAATATCGGCCAGGGTTACGCCGCCCTGGTGCTGTACGCCGACTCGGAACGCCTTACCCTCAAATACACCGGCGAAGACAACGTGGTGTCCGGCTATACCCTCCACCTGGAAGGGCTTTGTGTTGACCCCAACCTATTGACCCTCTACGAACAAATGAATGCCGCCGGGCGACTCCATCTCCCGGCCCTGCGCGCCGGGCAAGCCCTGGGCCGCGCCCGCGGCCCAGAAATCGGCGTGGCCATCCGGGATGCAGGCCGATTTATGGACCCTCGTTCGCGCAAAGATTGGTGGCAGTAA
- a CDS encoding ABC transporter ATP-binding protein, whose product MKRDILGVNQLKKSFDRETAAVAGVSFSLNRGQILCLLGPSGCGKTTLLRLIAGLETPDEGSILFDGQDLAGVPPHKRNFGLMFQEFALFPHKNVGQNVAFGLQNKKETEAAARVEQMLALVGLSGFEERDVNSLSGGERQRVALARSLAPSPRLLMLDEPLGSLDRALRERLMLEIRQILKQVELAAIYVTHDHAEAFAVADRVIVMNQGRLEQEASPEQLYRQPATPFVAGFLGFPNLLEATCLSHERVETALGVWPVAAADCDAGQKVTLLIRPEAASLTPNRGILLKGECIAALFRGRFYQVTLAVSGQHLTFELPLAELPLPPGQTLTVWLDPAAILVLGKR is encoded by the coding sequence GTGAAGCGGGATATTCTTGGCGTCAACCAACTAAAAAAATCTTTTGATCGGGAAACGGCCGCGGTGGCCGGGGTTTCTTTTTCCCTCAACCGGGGCCAAATCCTCTGCCTGCTTGGCCCATCCGGCTGCGGCAAAACCACCCTGCTGCGTTTGATTGCCGGGCTGGAAACGCCGGATGAGGGCAGTATTTTGTTTGACGGCCAGGATTTGGCCGGCGTGCCGCCCCACAAACGCAACTTTGGTTTGATGTTTCAAGAGTTTGCCCTTTTTCCCCACAAAAACGTGGGGCAAAATGTGGCCTTTGGCTTACAAAACAAAAAGGAAACCGAGGCCGCAGCCAGGGTTGAACAAATGCTGGCCCTGGTGGGCTTGAGCGGCTTTGAAGAACGCGACGTCAACAGCCTCTCCGGCGGCGAGCGGCAACGAGTGGCCCTGGCCCGCAGCCTGGCCCCCAGCCCCCGCTTGCTGATGCTGGACGAACCGCTCGGCTCGCTGGACCGCGCCCTGCGCGAGCGGTTGATGCTGGAAATACGCCAAATCCTCAAACAGGTGGAGTTGGCCGCCATCTACGTGACTCACGACCATGCCGAAGCTTTTGCCGTCGCCGACCGGGTCATTGTGATGAATCAAGGCCGCCTGGAACAAGAGGCCAGTCCGGAGCAACTTTATCGCCAACCGGCCACCCCCTTTGTGGCCGGATTTCTGGGTTTCCCCAACCTACTTGAAGCCACCTGTTTGAGCCATGAAAGGGTTGAAACCGCCCTGGGCGTTTGGCCGGTAGCCGCCGCAGATTGTGACGCCGGCCAAAAAGTGACCCTGCTCATCCGCCCCGAAGCAGCTTCTTTAACCCCCAACAGGGGCATTTTGCTCAAGGGGGAATGTATCGCCGCCCTGTTCCGGGGTCGTTTTTATCAAGTGACCCTGGCTGTCTCCGGCCAACACCTCACTTTTGAACTGCCCCTGGCCGAATTGCCGTTGCCGCCCGGCCAAACGTTGACGGTGTGGCTTGATCCGGCGGCAATTTTGGTGCTGGGCAAGCGGTAA
- the ssb gene encoding single-stranded DNA-binding protein produces the protein MYQKLTIVGNLGGDPELRYTPSGQAVCNYSVATNRKWTGGDGQQQEETIWFRVSSWGKRAEVDNQYLQKGSRVLVEGRLRPDPATGGPRIWTDQNGSPRASYEMTAFDVKFLSGRGDVAGGSFDDAPGMAEGGPDIAEEEIPF, from the coding sequence ATGTATCAAAAATTAACAATAGTGGGTAACCTGGGGGGCGACCCCGAACTACGCTACACTCCTTCCGGCCAGGCCGTATGCAACTATAGCGTGGCCACCAACCGCAAGTGGACCGGTGGCGACGGCCAGCAGCAGGAAGAAACAATCTGGTTCAGAGTGTCATCGTGGGGCAAAAGAGCTGAAGTTGATAACCAATATCTGCAAAAAGGCAGCAGAGTTTTAGTGGAAGGTCGCCTGCGCCCCGACCCCGCCACCGGGGGGCCCCGTATCTGGACCGATCAGAATGGCAGTCCCCGGGCCAGCTATGAAATGACTGCCTTTGACGTTAAATTTTTGAGCGGGCGGGGTGATGTTGCCGGCGGCAGCTTTGACGACGCCCCGGGTATGGCCGAGGGCGGGCCGGACATCGCCGAAGAAGAAATTCCCTTCTAG
- a CDS encoding DUF3467 domain-containing protein, protein MTQPSGPQPMRINIELPADLEPTYANFALISHTPSELVVDFARIMPNTPTAKVHTRIVLTPMNAKLLHRALAENLQKFEEKYGEIKTPHQNIMIDRERGFMSP, encoded by the coding sequence ATGACCCAACCAAGCGGCCCCCAACCCATGCGGATCAATATCGAACTGCCCGCAGACCTGGAACCAACCTACGCCAATTTTGCCCTCATCAGCCACACCCCCTCTGAGTTGGTGGTAGATTTTGCCCGCATCATGCCCAATACCCCCACCGCCAAAGTCCACACCCGGATTGTGCTCACGCCCATGAACGCCAAACTCCTGCACCGCGCCCTGGCCGAGAACCTGCAAAAATTTGAAGAGAAATACGGCGAAATCAAAACCCCCCATCAGAACATCATGATAGACCGCGAGCGAGGTTTTATGTCTCCCTAA
- a CDS encoding haloacid dehalogenase: MIDNINQAFEIKNAVRDRTLTRSRELIRHCANAIRATHRGDAEQTGDLLARAREVAAQMLNEAQGYNDIHCAGYTQDALKELAEAHLTQAIILNKPLPTPEELQVEYAAYLNGLAEAAGELRRFALDALRRGDVQQAEKVLSHMDDIYSMLVTVDFPGAITGGLKRSTDMVRGVLERTRGDVTTAVRQEAMKSALKEFEKRIGVSTLLDEELILPNDDEEEFGPDPGQRVDPV, encoded by the coding sequence ATCATTGATAACATCAACCAGGCCTTTGAAATCAAAAACGCCGTGCGCGACCGCACCCTGACCCGCTCGCGCGAGCTTATCCGGCATTGCGCCAACGCCATCCGGGCCACTCACCGGGGCGATGCGGAACAAACCGGGGACCTGCTTGCCAGGGCGCGGGAGGTGGCGGCGCAAATGCTCAACGAAGCCCAGGGTTATAACGACATTCATTGCGCCGGCTATACGCAAGACGCCCTCAAAGAACTGGCCGAAGCCCACCTTACTCAGGCCATCATCTTGAACAAACCCCTCCCTACGCCGGAAGAACTTCAGGTAGAATATGCCGCCTATCTCAACGGGCTGGCCGAAGCCGCCGGCGAACTGCGCCGTTTTGCCCTGGACGCCCTGCGCCGGGGCGATGTGCAACAAGCCGAAAAAGTTCTCAGTCACATGGACGACATCTACAGCATGTTAGTGACCGTTGATTTTCCCGGCGCCATTACCGGCGGCCTGAAACGCAGCACCGATATGGTGCGCGGCGTTTTGGAACGCACGCGCGGCGATGTCACCACCGCCGTGCGTCAAGAAGCTATGAAATCCGCCCTGAAAGAATTTGAAAAACGCATCGGCGTTTCAACCCTGCTTGATGAAGAATTGATCTTACCCAATGACGATGAAGAAGAATTTGGCCCTGATCCGGGCCAGCGAGTTGACCCAGTATGA
- the cas4 gene encoding CRISPR-associated protein Cas4, with amino-acid sequence MFWLFVLALVLMVTGYLLLNRANALRRESGLPAGRLIYADTHENWRPNNNPLYSPTHHLTGKPDYLVETPQAIIPVEVKSGHAPNIPYLGHLLQLAAYCLLVEETTGRTPPHGLLKYADALYEVDFTQELRRELLDTMAAIRQARLAETVKRNHHQPNKCLACGFKDVCEEALA; translated from the coding sequence ATGTTCTGGCTATTTGTTCTGGCCCTCGTTTTGATGGTGACGGGATATTTACTCCTCAACCGCGCCAACGCCCTGCGCCGGGAAAGCGGCCTGCCTGCCGGCCGGCTCATCTACGCCGATACCCATGAAAATTGGCGGCCCAATAACAACCCCCTCTACTCCCCCACCCATCACCTAACCGGCAAACCGGACTACCTGGTTGAAACGCCGCAGGCCATTATTCCGGTTGAGGTAAAATCCGGCCACGCTCCCAATATTCCCTACCTGGGACATCTTCTGCAATTGGCCGCTTACTGTCTTCTGGTTGAAGAAACCACCGGCCGCACTCCGCCCCACGGCCTGCTCAAATACGCCGATGCGCTTTATGAAGTTGACTTTACCCAGGAATTGCGCCGGGAGTTATTAGACACCATGGCCGCCATCCGCCAGGCCCGGCTGGCCGAAACCGTAAAACGCAACCACCACCAACCCAACAAATGCCTGGCCTGTGGTTTTAAAGATGTCTGTGAAGAAGCGTTAGCCTAA
- the hutU gene encoding urocanate hydratase: protein MARTIKAPRGPQLTCKNWLIEAPYRMLQNNLDPQVAGDPDQLIVYGGRGKAARNWASFDAILAALRQLEPDETLLVQSGKPVAIFTTHPDAPRVLIANSNIVPAWATQENFDKWEAAGLIMYGQMTAGSWIYIGTQGILQGTYETLGSLARQQGWDSLKGKLVVTSGLGEMGGAQPLAITMNQGVGLIVEVDRRRAERRLALRQIDAITDNLEEAMTWVEEALAQQQPKSVGLIANAAEALPQLYERGVTPDVVTDQTSAHDPLYGYIPAGLSLAEANLLRENNPAAYQRQVFDSMTRHVQTLLDWQAKGSVVFDYGNNLRQRAYDHGLQNAFAYPGFVPAYIRPLFCLGKGPFRWVALSGDPQDIYTTDQAILELFPADEHLARWIRLAQEKVEFQGLPARICWLGYGERAKAGLKFNELVASGRVSAPIVIGRDHLDSGSVASPNRETEGMRDGSDAIADWPLLNALLNAVGGATWVSLHHGGGVGIGYSIHAGQVIVADGTAAAARRLERVLTTDPGLGVARHADAGYPEAITFARQQGIKIPMLPV from the coding sequence ATGGCTCGTACAATTAAAGCCCCACGTGGCCCCCAATTGACCTGCAAAAACTGGCTCATTGAAGCCCCCTACCGCATGCTGCAAAACAACCTGGACCCCCAGGTAGCGGGCGACCCCGACCAGCTAATCGTATACGGCGGTCGCGGCAAAGCGGCCCGCAATTGGGCCAGCTTCGACGCGATTCTGGCGGCGCTGCGCCAGCTGGAGCCGGACGAAACATTGCTGGTGCAATCCGGCAAGCCGGTGGCCATATTTACCACCCACCCCGACGCGCCGCGTGTTTTGATTGCTAACTCAAACATCGTTCCGGCCTGGGCTACCCAAGAGAATTTTGATAAATGGGAAGCAGCCGGGCTGATCATGTACGGGCAAATGACCGCCGGTAGTTGGATTTACATTGGCACCCAGGGCATTTTACAGGGAACGTACGAAACGCTCGGGTCCCTGGCCCGCCAGCAGGGCTGGGACAGCCTTAAGGGAAAACTTGTGGTCACCTCCGGCCTGGGCGAGATGGGCGGCGCCCAACCCCTGGCCATCACCATGAACCAAGGCGTTGGTTTGATTGTGGAAGTTGATCGCCGGCGGGCCGAACGGCGTCTCGCCTTGCGCCAGATAGACGCTATCACCGACAACCTTGAAGAAGCCATGACCTGGGTGGAAGAGGCGCTGGCCCAACAGCAGCCCAAGTCGGTGGGCTTGATTGCCAACGCCGCCGAAGCCCTACCCCAACTCTACGAGCGCGGCGTAACGCCCGACGTGGTTACCGACCAAACCTCGGCCCACGACCCCCTATACGGTTACATTCCCGCTGGTTTGTCTTTGGCTGAAGCGAACTTACTACGCGAAAACAATCCCGCCGCATACCAACGCCAGGTGTTCGATTCGATGACCCGCCACGTGCAGACCCTGCTTGACTGGCAGGCTAAAGGCAGCGTGGTGTTTGACTACGGCAACAACCTGCGCCAGCGCGCCTATGACCACGGCCTTCAAAACGCTTTTGCCTACCCGGGCTTTGTGCCCGCTTACATCCGGCCCCTCTTTTGCCTGGGCAAAGGCCCCTTCCGCTGGGTGGCGCTTTCCGGCGACCCGCAAGACATCTACACTACCGACCAGGCCATCCTGGAACTTTTCCCCGCCGACGAACACCTGGCCCGCTGGATTCGTTTGGCTCAAGAGAAAGTTGAATTTCAAGGATTGCCCGCCCGAATTTGCTGGCTGGGTTATGGCGAACGGGCCAAGGCCGGCCTTAAATTCAATGAACTGGTCGCTTCGGGCCGGGTCAGCGCCCCTATTGTCATTGGCCGCGACCACCTTGACAGTGGCTCTGTGGCCAGCCCCAACCGCGAAACCGAAGGCATGCGCGACGGCTCCGACGCCATCGCCGATTGGCCCCTGCTCAACGCCCTGCTCAATGCCGTGGGCGGCGCTACCTGGGTCAGCCTCCACCACGGCGGGGGCGTGGGCATTGGCTACAGCATCCACGCCGGGCAGGTGATTGTGGCCGACGGCACCGCTGCCGCCGCCCGCCGGTTAGAACGGGTGCTAACCACCGATCCGGGTCTGGGCGTCGCCCGCCACGCCGATGCCGGTTATCCCGAAGCCATAACGTTTGCCCGGCAGCAGGGTATAAAAATTCCCATGCTGCCGGTTTAA
- the hutH gene encoding histidine ammonia-lyase, protein MDTIILNGESLTIEQVLAVAHGQPGHPEVVLSQAAQKNVWRAAQAVAQLLARGEVAYGITTGFGAFKDRLISPDQVEQLQRNIIMSHAVGVGEPFDLPTTRAIMLIRANTLARGYSGIRPETLQHLLDLLNAGVHPLIPQKGSLGASGDLAPLAHMSLVLLGLGEADYQGRILPGNEALQQAGLSPVTLAAKEGLALTNGTAVMCALGALIVYHARLLSRVSDLAGCLSLEALHGTDLAFDDRIQQLRPYPRQLNCAAYLRELLQDSDFTRHHDPHNVQDAYTLRCIPQVHGAVRDAIAYARWVIEIELNSVTDNPLIFVNEHTGESAVLSGGNFHGEPVAIAMDYLSLAMAEMGNISERRLMRLTDEASNAHVLPPFLTLNGGLNSGFMITQYTAAALAAENKVLAHPASADTIPTSANVEDHVSMGCTAALQTRQIVQNVEYILALELLAAAQGIDFRKQTLGQQARLGRGTQPAYDLIRQHVPFLEKDAVMYPYIEAVRRLIANGELIKAANRLVQDGWEIEYES, encoded by the coding sequence ATGGATACGATCATTCTTAACGGCGAAAGCCTGACCATTGAACAAGTGCTGGCCGTAGCGCACGGGCAGCCAGGACACCCGGAAGTTGTTTTAAGCCAAGCTGCTCAAAAAAATGTATGGCGCGCCGCGCAGGCCGTAGCCCAGCTTTTGGCCCGGGGTGAAGTGGCTTACGGCATCACCACCGGCTTTGGCGCGTTCAAAGATCGCCTTATTTCGCCGGATCAGGTTGAACAACTTCAACGCAATATCATTATGAGTCACGCCGTGGGCGTAGGCGAGCCGTTTGACCTGCCCACCACGCGAGCCATTATGCTCATCCGGGCCAACACCCTGGCGCGAGGATATTCCGGGATCCGCCCGGAAACTCTCCAGCATTTGCTCGACCTGCTCAACGCGGGCGTCCATCCCCTGATCCCCCAAAAAGGCTCGCTGGGCGCCAGCGGCGACCTGGCCCCGCTGGCCCACATGAGCCTGGTCTTACTGGGTTTAGGCGAGGCCGATTATCAGGGCCGGATTTTGCCGGGAAACGAAGCGCTACAACAGGCCGGGCTGTCGCCCGTTACCCTGGCCGCCAAAGAAGGCTTGGCCCTGACCAACGGCACGGCCGTGATGTGCGCCCTGGGCGCGCTGATAGTTTACCACGCCCGCCTGTTGAGCCGGGTGTCGGACCTGGCCGGATGTCTCAGCTTGGAGGCGCTGCACGGCACAGACCTGGCTTTTGACGACCGCATCCAACAATTGCGGCCCTACCCCCGCCAGCTTAACTGCGCGGCTTACCTGCGCGAACTTCTACAGGATAGCGACTTCACCCGCCATCACGACCCGCACAATGTGCAGGACGCCTATACCCTGCGCTGCATCCCCCAGGTTCACGGCGCGGTGCGCGACGCCATTGCCTACGCCCGCTGGGTCATCGAAATTGAACTGAATTCGGTCACGGATAACCCGCTGATCTTTGTAAACGAGCACACGGGCGAGAGCGCCGTGCTTTCCGGCGGCAATTTTCACGGCGAGCCGGTGGCCATTGCCATGGATTATCTGAGCCTGGCCATGGCCGAAATGGGCAACATCTCCGAGCGCCGCCTGATGCGGCTGACGGATGAAGCCAGCAATGCCCACGTTTTGCCGCCCTTTCTGACTCTGAACGGCGGCCTCAACTCCGGCTTTATGATTACCCAATACACCGCCGCTGCCCTGGCCGCCGAAAACAAAGTATTAGCCCACCCCGCCAGCGCCGATACCATTCCCACCTCGGCCAACGTGGAAGACCACGTGAGCATGGGCTGTACCGCCGCTTTGCAAACCCGCCAAATTGTGCAAAATGTGGAGTATATTTTGGCCCTGGAACTGCTGGCCGCGGCGCAGGGAATTGATTTTAGAAAACAAACATTAGGCCAACAGGCGCGTTTGGGGCGGGGCACGCAACCGGCTTACGACCTCATCCGCCAGCATGTGCCCTTTCTGGAAAAGGACGCGGTGATGTACCCCTACATCGAAGCCGTACGGCGGCTCATCGCCAACGGCGAGTTGATCAAAGCCGCCAACCGGCTGGTGCAGGATGGGTGGGAGATTGAATACGAGAGTTAA